One segment of Fuscovulum ytuae DNA contains the following:
- a CDS encoding YgaP family membrane protein, whose product MFKKNVGGIDRVLRIVVGLALLAGFFLNADGAYRWAYLIGIVPLATGLISSCPLYSILGLSTCPMKKA is encoded by the coding sequence ATGTTCAAGAAAAATGTCGGTGGAATTGATCGCGTGTTGCGGATCGTCGTCGGCCTTGCGCTGCTGGCCGGGTTCTTCCTGAATGCCGATGGGGCCTATCGCTGGGCCTATCTGATCGGGATCGTGCCGCTGGCAACGGGGCTGATTTCCTCTTGCCCGCTTTATTCCATTCTGGGTCTGTCGACCTGCCCGATGAAGAAGGCCTGA